A window of Paludisphaera rhizosphaerae genomic DNA:
GCGCGGATCGAGCCGAGAATGTCATCCGTCCAGTCGCGACGAGTCTCGCCGGCGGCGAACCGGAATCCGTCCGGCAGCAGCACGGCATGCGCGGCGATCTTCTTTCCGGCCTCCAGATACTTGCCCAGCAGGGCGGGGGACATCACCAGCGCGTCGCCCGTGTTCGTGAAACCCTCTCCAGCCGCGCTGTCGGCGGGGAACTCGCGAGCCGGCTTGAAGTCGAAGCCCGTGAGATCTTGAAGCGTGTACGTGTACTGGGCGTTATTCAGCCGACGAAGCACCACGGGTCCGGGGTCGCCCGCGTTCGCCAGGGCCTCGGCGTGGAGATAGCGGCCGACCCAGCCTCGAACCAATCCCCGTTCGTCCGCCGCGGGCTTGGGTGAGTCCTTCGGCGGCATCTCGGCCGAATCCAACATCTCCGCAACTTTGCGCCAGGTTCCCGGGCTGCGGCGGATTTCGTTCAGGCCGGCGAAAACCTCCAGATCGAGGTCCCCTTCCTTGTCCTCCGTCGAATGACAGTCGAGACAGTATCGCGTCAACAACGGCCGGATCTGGCTGGAATACTCCTTCGCCAGCCCGTCGAACGAATCGGCTCCGACTGCATTCGCGGTGGAGGACAACACAGCCAAAATCATGGCGCCTGTCACGACGGCCTTCATGACGACGCCTCCAGCAGAGTGAGATAGAACTCGACGTGTCGCCGGACCTCGCGATCGGCTTCGGCGACGTCACCGGACCTGAGCGAGTCGATGATTACCTTGTGTCCGCGAACAGCCGCCGCGATATCAAGATACTTGCCGTATCGACGGAAGAAGACGGCGAGAAGATCGCCGAAAGCGAGGAACGGAGTCAGGCCGCTGGCCGCGATCAACTGCTGGTGAAACCGGCGGTCGAGCTCGACGCCCTCCTGCAGATCCTTGGCTCGTCGAAGTTGTTCATTGATCCCCTCAAGCGTCTCGAAGAGCGACGGGTCGCCGGCCATTCGCCTCGCGACGTGAGGCAGGACGCCGGCTTCCAGAACGACCCGCGTGTCGATCAGCACCCGCGGAGAGAGTTCCTGCAAGGCGGGATGGAACCCCAGATACTCCGTCACCCGGTCCATATCGACCTGGCCGACGACCAGCCCGCGACCCGGACGCGCTTCCAGGATTCCCAGGAACTCCAGCGATTTGGTCGCCTCGCGCAGGCTCAGTCGACTGACCCCGAACCGCTTCGCCAGGTCGGCCTCAGTCGGCAGACGATCGCCTGGCTTCAGGTTCTCATCGACGATGTATGTCTTCAGCCGCCCTGCGACGACTTCCCGCAGTTTGGGGCGCGACAAGGTGTTCAGCATCAGCTTCCCCATCGTTTAACAATCGTTCGACGGGGAGTTTATCAGATGATCTGACACCGAGGAAGTCCCCAGCGGGAAGACCTGTCATACGCGCGAGTCGAGGATGTGGAGGATGTGGCCGTCGAGGATCGTCTTGAGCGTCCTCGCGGCTTGTTCCGGATCCTTCTGGGCTCGATACCGCTTCACGAGGAACGCCAGGGTCGTTGAACCGAGAGCGTCCTCGCGAACACGTTCCTGCTCGGCCTTGGAGAGAGATTCCCAGTAGTTACGGATTCGTCCCTGATCGGCGGCTTCCTTCTCACGCTGGGCTTCGACGGCCTTACGCTTGGCGTCCTCGACCTTCCTTCGCTGTTCATCGAGCGCAGCGGCGCGCTCCCGACGTTGAGCCTCGGATTCAAAGCCTCGGGGCGGCGCGTAGTCCTTGCGAATCGATTCGGCGAGGTAGCCGGCGGGGTTCTTGGAAACTCGCTTGTCCTTACGAGCGACGAGCCAATCGAAGATCTCGATCTTGGCCTGGACGCGGTCAGCCGAATGGCTAAGAGCCAACTCGGCCGCGGCCGCTGCGGTCACTCCCCGATCGATCAGGGCTTTCTCCTGCTCCGTGGGCTCTGGTCCA
This region includes:
- a CDS encoding FadR/GntR family transcriptional regulator, which gives rise to MGKLMLNTLSRPKLREVVAGRLKTYIVDENLKPGDRLPTEADLAKRFGVSRLSLREATKSLEFLGILEARPGRGLVVGQVDMDRVTEYLGFHPALQELSPRVLIDTRVVLEAGVLPHVARRMAGDPSLFETLEGINEQLRRAKDLQEGVELDRRFHQQLIAASGLTPFLAFGDLLAVFFRRYGKYLDIAAAVRGHKVIIDSLRSGDVAEADREVRRHVEFYLTLLEASS